From Streptomyces sp. NBC_01551:
GGATGGACCATTTCCGGATACCGGACCATGACCCGATCGCACTGGTCTAGACCCATCTCGGCGACTAGTCGGCGATCTTCCCGGCGTAAATGTCCCCGCTTGGGGGCAATACGACGGTCACCGGAGTCCCGAACCCGTAGAGCAGCGTCGTCGAGGAGACATCGATCACGCCATTGTTCTCGTAGGTGAAACGGTGCCGGACCTTCCGCAGCCGGCCCTCCTCGTCGAGGTAGGCGTCGAACGGCACGGAGTCCTTGCTGAACCCTTTCGCCGCCGCCTCCAGCGTCGCCCTGACATCCGGCGAGGCGCTGCGCGCGGCCCGTCCGATGTCGGTGGTGCCCCGGTAGTGCCGCACCTTGGCGCCCGCCACCTCGGTCTCCCCCACGTACGTCACCTCCTGCGCGCCGCGCAGCAGCTCGGCCGCCGCCAGCGGGTCGGTGGCCCCGCCCGTGACGAGGTTCCCGTCCCCGAGCGTCGTGGTGTCGACGCGGACCCACTTGTCGTCGGGCACGCCCGCGCCCCGGTTCTTCATGTAGAGGGCGCCGGGGACGAGGAGCTCGGTGATCGGCCGGTGCTCATCCTTGCCCGCCGCGTCGGCGGGGAGCATCACCAGGAGCTGGCCCATCCGCTTCTTGAAGTCGACCCCGCCCTCGCCCCGGATCGTGACGCGGGTGCCGCCGGTGGCCATCTCCATCGCCGTACGGGCCCGCGCGCTGCCGGTCGCCGCCAGCGCGTCGGCGGCTCCGCGCACCGCCTCGCCCGGGTCCCCCGGGGGCCGGCCGTCGCCGCCGGCGCTCGCGCCGACCTCCGCGCCCGCGTCCGCTCCCGCCGCTCCGCCGCCGCACCCGGCGATCGCGGCCATGGTGACGGCCACGCCGACCGCGAGCACCACCCCACCCGCACGCATTCGCCGCCGCCTGTGCTGGTGCACCACCATCGCCTGCCAACCCCCAACGCATGACCGCTGCTTGCCCGAGGCCCCCACCCGCTCCGCTTAACGAGGTCCGGGGTTTCCCGTCACGGGCCCGGGGCACGCCGGGCCGCGCCGGACCCGGGTACCGTTGGGGCGTGGACCCGCATTCCAAGGCGCAGCTGATCCCTCCGCTTGCCCCCTTGCCGCTTCCGCGCACGCACGCGGAGCCCGGGCAGCAGGCCCCACCTCCGACCGGCCACACCACGAGCACCGCCGAGCGCGGGTCGTTCTGCCTGGCCGTCTGCACCTGCGGCTGGAAGGGCCCGGCCCGCCGCTCCCGCGACCTGGCCCGCCAGGACGCCACCCGGCACACGGCGGGGTAGCCGCCGGGCGGCCGGTGGATAGCCCGTTCGGACGGCCCGGCTGGCCGACCCGCCCCGGAGCGGATGCCCTGGACTCATGCCAGGACCCGCGCCTCGACTCGCCGCCCTCCTCTGGGCCCTGCTCATCGCCCTCGCCCCGGCCGCCGCGGCCTGGGCCCGGCCCGTGGGCACGGCGGACGGCCCGGCCGACGTGGCCTTGGCCGTCGGGCTGACCACCGCCGCGGCCGTCGCCACCGGGCTGTGGCTGCGGTCCCGCTACCGGCGCGACGAGGGTGAGACCCGCCGGGGCGCGGAAGGCGGCGATACGTGAGCCCGCGCCCCCGCCCGGCGGCGATCCGGCTGTGCTTCGGGGCGGCGGGGCTGTGCCTGCTGGCCGCCGTACTGCTCGCCGTATGGGACGCGTACGCGCACGCGTGAGAGCCCGGTTACACGGCCCGGCCGAGCGGCCCCCGGTCAGGGGGCCCGGTCAGGCGGCCAGGTCGCTCTGGTGCGCACCCGGCGGCGGTGTCGGCGCCAGTCCGACCGGCTGGGCCAGCACCCTGTCCTTGGCCCGTACCAGCCGCCCGGCGCGCGGGGAGCGGGCCACCGCGCGCACCACCGGGGTCAGCAGCGCCATGGCCGCCGGCGCGAGGAGCAGGACGACGGCGGTGCCGAGGGCGAGACCGCCGATGACGTCCGTCGGGTAGTGCACGCCCATGTACACACGGCAGACGCCCTCCAGGAGGGCCAGCCCGATCCCGATGAAGCCGAGCCTGCGGTTCGCGATGAACAGGCCGACGCCGAGCGCCATCGCGAGGGTGGCGTGGTCGCTGACGAAGGAGAAGTCGGTCGTGGAGAGGCCGGGTTCGAGGACCTCCAGCCCGGCGTGCTGCCGAAACGGCCTCGGCCGCCCGACGAACCCGCGCAGCGGGACGTTCACGAGCAGGGCGATCCCGGCGCCGAGCGGGGCCCAGACCAGCGCGGCGAACGATTCGACGGCCGTGGCCTCGTCCTGCCGCCGGGCGCCGCGCCAGCACCACAGCACGAGCAGCACCAGGGCCAGCAGGATCCCGTACTCGCCGATGAGGCCCAGCGCCCGGCCGAGCCCGTTCGGGGCGTGCCGGGAGAGCCCGTTGATCCCGTACAGCAGGCTTACGTCCACGTTCGGCCCACCGGTTGTGAGTCCAGCCACGGCATTGCGGCCCCTTGCCCTTACCTGGGTTCCCGTGCGGGCGCACCCCGGTGTGCGCCCCTTCGCCCCAGTCGATCAACCCCCACGCCCATGGAACGCCCGTTCTGAAGGATGGGTTCCACTCTCCACGGAATGATCACTCCAACGTTATCGAAGAGTGACTCATCGTCGCAGCTCAGGGCCTTCGCTTAACGGAGAGTCATCAAGACGCCCTCGCCGCCGATTTGGGCTCGGGCAAGGCCTGCGCACCGTCCTTCGTGACACGGGTCGCACCGAAGTAGTCGGGTGTGTCGATCTTGTCGAAGCGGATCACCGCACCCGTGTAGGGGGCGTTGATCATGTAGCCGCCGCCCACGTAGAGACCGACGTGCCGGATCTCGCGGGAGTTCGTCAGATCGTCGGAGAAGAAGACCAGATCACCGGGGAGCAGTTCCGCCCGCGAGGGGTGCGCCCCCGCGTTGTACTGGTCGTTGGCGACGCGCGGCAGCTCGATCCCCACCGTCTCGTACGCGGCCTTCGTCAGCCCCGAGCAGTCGAACCGACCGTCCTGGTCGGGCGTTCCGTTGCCGCCCCACAGGTACGGGGTGCCGAGCTGCTTCTGCGCGAAGTAGATGGCCCCGGCGGCCTGCTGGGACGGCGCGACCCGGCCGACCGGCTTCGCGAAGCTCTGCGCCAGGGTCGTGATCGTCTTCACGTACCCCTGGGTCTCCTTGTACGGCGGCACCCCGCCATATTTGATGACCGCGTACGCACCGGCGTTGTAGGCCGCGAGCATGTTCTTCGTCGCGTCGCCCGGCACCCGCGCCACGTCCTTGGCCAGCTCGCAGTCGTACGAAGCCGCCGACGGGATCGCGTCGTTGGGGTCCCAGATGTCGCGGTCGCCGTCACCGTCGCCGTCGATGCCGTGGCCCGCCCAAGTACCGGGGATGAACTGCGCGATGCCGCGCGCGTCCGCCGGGCTGACGGCCGTCGGGTTCCAGCCGCTCTCCGAGTAGAGCTGGGCGGCGAGCAGCGGCGGGCTGATGGCCGGGCACAGGGTGCCCCACTTCTGCACCAGCGCCTGGTACTTGCCCGGTACGGCCCCCTTCACGAGGCCGACCGCCTGGCCACCGCCCCGGGCTCCCGCCAGTCCCGCCGCGGCCGAATACGTACCGACCACGAGCAGTACGAGGAAGCCGAGGCACAGCCCGATCCCGATTCCGCCTGCCATCCAGAATCTGCGCACCCGTCAACCCTCCCCCATGCCCGCAGTTTTCGGCTGCGAAATGTCCGTGTCGTCACTTCCGCTAGGCCAGTCGGAAGCACGCCCCCGGCAGCCATCCTCGGTGCGGGAGAACGTCGCCGTCCAGACCCCCCTGGCGTACGGCGCGGGTCGCCGCCCTCAGCGGGGGGCCACGAACAGGCTCTGCGCGCTGCGGCCGATCGGCCCCTTCTCGTCGTGCAGCAGGGCGTCGGCGAGGCCGATGCCGGCCGCGTCCACGCTGGTACGGGCCTCCACGCAGGCCCATTCCCCGACGGGGTGGCGGTGCAGGTGCACCGTCAGGTCGCTGTTGACGAACACGTACCGCCCGAAGTCCATGACCGAGCTGATGCCGTTGCCCGAGTCGGCCGCGACCAGCACCCGGTCCAGCGGCTTGACCTCCTCGCCCGCGATCAGCGCGACGTTCATCCGCATCCAGCAGGTGCCCGGGCCCAGCTCGACGAACGCGCCCTCGGTGAAGCGGGTCTCCATCGCCGAGTGGTAGCCGGTCTCCCACGGCACCGGGAAGAACGGCGTCACCGCCACCTCCCCGGGCGTCGGCAGCCGCGGCCCCGGGGCCACGGCCGGCACCGCCTCCGGTGCCACCCGGATCCGCAGGGCGCGGGCGAGCATCACCGGCGGGGCGCCGGCGGGCGCGATGGCCGCCTCGACCACCTCGGTGCTGCGGCCGGCCCGGAGCACGCTGGTGGTGACCTCCAGCGGGCCGATCGGCACCGGGCGCAGGATCTCGTACGTGATGCGGGCGAGCCGCATGTCCGCGCGGGCGCCCTCCCGGTCCTCGACGGCCCTCCCGAGCAGCGCGGCCGGCGGTCCGGCGTGCTGCGAACCGGGGTCCCAGGGCCCGCGCGTGTACTCGGTGGCCAGGAACCGCCCGGTGTCGACCCGCTCGAAGAACGCCTCAGTAGCACCCATGCCGCAGACGCTACCCACAGGTAACCCGGCCTCGCCAGGAATTGAGGTCACTTCCCGCGAACCTCAGCACGCGAAGCACGCGAAGCACGCGAACCTCAGCGCGCGAAGCCCAGCCCGACCCCCAGCCCCACCAGCACCGAGCCGATGGCCCGGTTCAGCGCCTTCTGCGCCTTCAGCATCCGCTCGCGCAGCCGGGAGTTCGAGAAGAACAGCGCCACCGCGCCGAACCAGGCCAGGTGCGCCACCGACATGAACAGCCCGTACCCCGCCTGCTGCCACACCTGGGTGTCCGGGTTGACCACCTGCGTGAACGTCGACACCACGAACAGCGTGGTCTTCGGATTGAGCACGTTGGTCAAGAACCCCGACCGCAGCGCGCCCAGCCGGGTCAGGGCCGCCTTCCCCTCCAGGTCCACGGTCAGATCGGCCCGCGCCCGGAACGTACGGATCCCGATCCACACCAGGTAGGCGGCGCCCGCCAGCTTGATCGCCGTGAACAGCGCGGTCGAGGAGGCGATCAGCAGACCGACCCCGAGCATCGTGTACGACACGTGCACCAGCACGCCCGCCGCGACGCCCGCCGCGGCGAAAAGCCCGGTCGGACGCCCGTACAAGTAGCTGTTGCGGACCACCATGGCGAAATCGGCGCCCGGGCTGATCACGGCGAGGAGGGTGATGACGGCGACTGCGATCACTTCTGTCATGTACGGATCCTCAACCCCACACCGACTTCCGATCAACCCCCGCCGGAATACGGATACTTGGCACATGCACCTCACCCTGCGCCCGTTCCGCCCCTCGACCGACTCCGCGCCCCTGCTCGACTGGATCGCCGGCCCCGCCGAGCTCGTCACCTGGGCGGGCCCCGCGTTCGGCTGGCCCCTGGACGACGCCCAGCTCGCCGCCTACGCCGCCGAGCCCGGCCGGCACACCTGGACCGCCGTCTCCGATACGGACCGCCCCCTCGGCCACATCTCCCTGCGCCGCCACCCCGACGCCCCGGGCGCCCGCGTCGGCCGCGTCCTCATCGCCCCCGACGCCCGCGGCCGGGGCCTCGGCGAGATCCTCCTCACCCAGGCGATCGACCGCGCCTTCGGAGAGCTGGGCCTGACCGAGCTCGACCTCGGCGTATACGCCCACAACACCGCCGCCGTCCGGCTCTACGAGAAGCTCGGCTTCCAGACCCAGCAGGTCCTGCGGGACGTCGAACAGGTCGAGGGCGTCTGGTGGACCGCCCTCCAGATGCGCCTGACCTCTCCCAACAGTCCACAATGAAGCAGTGCGCCCTGTAGACCCCGCCCCGACCTCCGCCCCCACCCCCGCCCTGAAGGCCGACTGCACGAACTGCTTCGCGCTCTGCTGCGTCGCCCTGCCCTTCGCGAAGTCCCACGACTTCGCCGTGAA
This genomic window contains:
- a CDS encoding LysE family translocator; this encodes MTEVIAVAVITLLAVISPGADFAMVVRNSYLYGRPTGLFAAAGVAAGVLVHVSYTMLGVGLLIASSTALFTAIKLAGAAYLVWIGIRTFRARADLTVDLEGKAALTRLGALRSGFLTNVLNPKTTLFVVSTFTQVVNPDTQVWQQAGYGLFMSVAHLAWFGAVALFFSNSRLRERMLKAQKALNRAIGSVLVGLGVGLGFAR
- a CDS encoding bifunctional lytic transglycosylase/C40 family peptidase; translation: MAGGIGIGLCLGFLVLLVVGTYSAAAGLAGARGGGQAVGLVKGAVPGKYQALVQKWGTLCPAISPPLLAAQLYSESGWNPTAVSPADARGIAQFIPGTWAGHGIDGDGDGDRDIWDPNDAIPSAASYDCELAKDVARVPGDATKNMLAAYNAGAYAVIKYGGVPPYKETQGYVKTITTLAQSFAKPVGRVAPSQQAAGAIYFAQKQLGTPYLWGGNGTPDQDGRFDCSGLTKAAYETVGIELPRVANDQYNAGAHPSRAELLPGDLVFFSDDLTNSREIRHVGLYVGGGYMINAPYTGAVIRFDKIDTPDYFGATRVTKDGAQALPEPKSAARAS
- a CDS encoding phosphatase PAP2 family protein: MAGLTTGGPNVDVSLLYGINGLSRHAPNGLGRALGLIGEYGILLALVLLVLWCWRGARRQDEATAVESFAALVWAPLGAGIALLVNVPLRGFVGRPRPFRQHAGLEVLEPGLSTTDFSFVSDHATLAMALGVGLFIANRRLGFIGIGLALLEGVCRVYMGVHYPTDVIGGLALGTAVVLLLAPAAMALLTPVVRAVARSPRAGRLVRAKDRVLAQPVGLAPTPPPGAHQSDLAA
- a CDS encoding thioesterase family protein, whose protein sequence is MGATEAFFERVDTGRFLATEYTRGPWDPGSQHAGPPAALLGRAVEDREGARADMRLARITYEILRPVPIGPLEVTTSVLRAGRSTEVVEAAIAPAGAPPVMLARALRIRVAPEAVPAVAPGPRLPTPGEVAVTPFFPVPWETGYHSAMETRFTEGAFVELGPGTCWMRMNVALIAGEEVKPLDRVLVAADSGNGISSVMDFGRYVFVNSDLTVHLHRHPVGEWACVEARTSVDAAGIGLADALLHDEKGPIGRSAQSLFVAPR
- a CDS encoding GNAT family N-acetyltransferase, giving the protein MHLTLRPFRPSTDSAPLLDWIAGPAELVTWAGPAFGWPLDDAQLAAYAAEPGRHTWTAVSDTDRPLGHISLRRHPDAPGARVGRVLIAPDARGRGLGEILLTQAIDRAFGELGLTELDLGVYAHNTAAVRLYEKLGFQTQQVLRDVEQVEGVWWTALQMRLTSPNSPQ